A stretch of Lathyrus oleraceus cultivar Zhongwan6 chromosome 6, CAAS_Psat_ZW6_1.0, whole genome shotgun sequence DNA encodes these proteins:
- the LOC127095196 gene encoding eukaryotic translation initiation factor 4 gamma-like, translating to MLNKTTSPSSSSSPESPPYYNISSDIEPFDPHSPTLAQLQTRALASQQPTQSIPEPEVTLSPTEEPNTTTSDPPPSETIHAESQPPHSDIPPPSTFAEPQTPTLNLSPPTSPPLASEPENTLPTLEEAIMVFAEASVDKVKVISWMTSEAFKLKGLSEQVRNNFVRDAEIRLQERLAREAEERARKEAEEKAKQEELQRIKEAEAKALVDAAAAAESEAQAKAAAEAEARLAEESATRVEQDALTQGESSTSVPLESS from the exons ATGCTAAACAAAACAACCTCACCCTCTTCATCTTCCTCTCCAGAATCACCACCCTACTATAATATTTCCTCAGATATTGAACCATTTGACCCTCACTCTCCAACTCTGGCTCAGCTCCAAACacgtgctctggcctctcaacagcCAACACAATCCATACCTGAACCAGAAGTCACCTTATCACCCACAGAAGAACCAAACACAACCACATCTGACCCTCCACCATCTGAAACAATTCACGCTGAATCACAACCACCCCACTCTGACATACCCCCACCAAGTACATTcgctgaaccacaaactcccacactcaacctaagccctcccacttctccacCCCTAGCCTCTGAACCTGAAAACACCCTTCCAACCCTTGAGGAAGCAATAATGGTGTTTGcagaagcttcagttgacaaggtcaa AGTgattagttggatgacctctgaagcctttAAGCTGAAGGgcctctctgagcaagtccgTAACAACTTCGTCAGAGATGCTGAGATCCGACTTCAGGAGcgcctagccagagaagctgaggagcgaGCACGCAAAGAAGCAGAAGAGAAAGCCAAGCAAGAAGAACTGCAAAGGAtcaaggaagctgaagccaaagctctagtTGATGCCGCTGCTGCCGCTGAATCTGAAGCACAAGCCAAAGCTgccgctgaagctgaagcacGCCTAGCTGAAGAGTCTGCCACCAGGGTAGAACaggatgctctgactcagggggagtcctccactTCTGTCCCTCTG GAGAGTAGCTAG